The following nucleotide sequence is from Kiritimatiella glycovorans.
CCGGCCTCGATCTCGTACAGGATGCCGCGGCTGCGGTAGTAGTCGCGCAGGGGATCGGTCTGTTCGCGGTAGACCTCGAGCCGGTGGAGAATGGTCTCCCGGCGGTCGTCGTCGCGCTGAATCAGTTCACCGCCGCAGCGATCGCAGACCCCCTCCGTTGAGGGCGGATTATTACGGACGTGGTACACCGCTCCGCAGGCGCGGCAGACGCGCCTGCCCTCCAGGCGTTCGACGACTTTTTCCCCGTCGATCTGAAGCAGGAGCACGGCCTGAATGGTACCGTTCAGTTCGTCCATCAGGCGGTCGAGCCCGCGGCCCTGTTCCACCGTGCGCGGAAAACCGTCGAAGAGATAGGTGGTGTCGGCCGGGTCCGATTCCATCCTCCGGCGGATGATACGCAGGATCACTGCGTCGGGGACCAGTTCGCCGCGGTCCATATACCGCTTTGCTTCCAGACCCTCCGGCGTCTCGGCGCGCACCGCCTCGCGGAGCACATCGCCCGTGGCCACATGCTGAAGCTCACGCTCATCCCGGAGCTGCTGGGCCAGCGTGCCCTTGCCTGCCCCCGGGGGACCCAGAAGTATGATCGCGTCCATCGCCTCTACCTCCGCGAGCGGAGTTTGCCTTTCTTCAGGAATCCGTCGTAGTGCCGCATCAGCAGGTGCGACTCGACCTGGCGCATGGTGTCGAGCATCACGCCGACCATGATCAGCAGGCTGGTGCCGCCGAAGAAGGACGAGATCACGAAGGGAATCCGGAACTGGATCGCCATCACGGTCGGTAGCACGGCGATCACGGTAAGGAACAGCGCGCCGGCGAGCGTGATACGGCTCATCGCGTTGTCCAGGTATTCCGCGGTCGGTTTGCCGGGACGTATTCCGGGCACGTACCCGCCGTACTTCTTCAGGTCATCGGCGATCTGTACCGGATTGA
It contains:
- a CDS encoding adenylate kinase encodes the protein MDAIILLGPPGAGKGTLAQQLRDERELQHVATGDVLREAVRAETPEGLEAKRYMDRGELVPDAVILRIIRRRMESDPADTTYLFDGFPRTVEQGRGLDRLMDELNGTIQAVLLLQIDGEKVVERLEGRRVCRACGAVYHVRNNPPSTEGVCDRCGGELIQRDDDRRETILHRLEVYREQTDPLRDYYRSRGILYEIEAGGTAGETFEEVQRAFGASP